From the Prosthecobacter sp. SYSU 5D2 genome, the window CCAGGGCGGCATTCAGCGGGTTTTCCCCCAGCAGGTAAGACAGGGCCAGCGCGCCAAAACCCGCACCGCCACGGCGCAGAAAGTCACGGCGGTTGGTCAGTACTTCGTGGTGGGGCAGGGGTGTCATGACTGGAGTGAAGAGGTTTACGTCACAAGGCGGCTCCTGCTGGCGATTGGACATGTTTTTTCCAAATCTCATCGAAATCAGCCTTGGGTTGCGCAATCGCGGTGGCTGGGTATGGTCGCCGCCCGTCGTTTTTTGACCATATCCACCCGTACCCCTTCCCATCATGTCCGACATCGCACTCGCCAAAGGTGAAAAATTTCTTGAAGACAACGCCAAAAAAGACGGCGTGACCGTGACCGCCAGCGGTCTTCAGTACAAAGTCATCACCGAAGGCACCGGCAAGAGCCCTTCCGCCACGGACACGGTACTCGTTCATTATGAAGGCACTCTGATCGACGGGAAGGTCTTCGACAGCTCCTACAAGCGCGGTGAGCCCATCGAATTCCCGCTCAACCGCGTCATCGCCGGCTGGACGGAAGGCGTGCAGCTGATGAAGGAAGGGGCCAAGCACCGCCTCTATCTTCCCTCGAAGCTGGCCTATGGCAAACAGGGCGCCGGACGCGACATCGGGCCTAACGAAGCTCTCATTTTTGACGTGGAA encodes:
- a CDS encoding FKBP-type peptidyl-prolyl cis-trans isomerase; this translates as MSDIALAKGEKFLEDNAKKDGVTVTASGLQYKVITEGTGKSPSATDTVLVHYEGTLIDGKVFDSSYKRGEPIEFPLNRVIAGWTEGVQLMKEGAKHRLYLPSKLAYGKQGAGRDIGPNEALIFDVELLKVR